The stretch of DNA TATTATAATGGTATCCGATTCTGTACTAATCCATGTAGAGCCCAATACTAACCTGGGTGAAGACCCCACGCAGATAGCTCTTTCGCTTTATTCTTTCTATAAAACCATAGATGAGTTATTTTCAGAGATTGATTCTGCGATTACCAATGGCGTCGACAATTTAACAGTCGAATATGACTCCGACTTGGGGTATCCGACTTTTATTGATGTAGATCCCATATCGAGCGGAGTCGATGATGAATACTCTTATAAAATTTCATTACTGGAAATCTATTAATGTTTCGCTATTTTGTTGGCTTCCGCTTTAGGATGTGGGGTCACTTAGGATTGGGATAAGCGCAGCGGCAGGCGACACTGAATTTTGATCGAGATCAATTGTTTATATCTATAAGTGGACTAAATATAATATAGTGGATAAAAAAATATTGTCGTTGTCAGAAGATGATCAAGGTAACGAAATCCATATTCAAGGTGTATCCGTATTGGAGTTTAGTTTCGTTGAAACTTCTTCTACAGGTTATGTTTGGGGGCTTATATCTATATTGCCCAAACAAATCCAATTTATCGGAAAAGAATACCATGCTGCCACAGACGATACAGGAGGCTCTGGAACAAGAAAATTCCGATACAAACTTATTAGCTTGGTTGATACAAACATGAGCTTTGCTCTAAAACGGAAATGGGAACCAATATCCGCTGCTACCAAAATAGTGACATATCGCTTGGTTCCATAATCAAACAAGGAGAATGATATGCCAACTAAAGCGCAAATTCTTCAAAAACGAATCCGGCTCGCGAAAAACATTGGTTGGGTTGCCAAAAAGACTCCTTTTACAGATTTCACCAAAGACAAGAAAATCGCCATGTTGGGGTGTATTGCTTCTCCAAAGGAAACCAGTTTTAAGGAGAGGGCCGTTAAAGCTAAATCAGCATTAGCGGCACACCTTAAATTGATGAGCGACAATCCGGCGGTATACAAACAAAAGACATCAGGCGCTCCTCAAACGTTCGATTGGAGAAACGTTCACGGACGAAATTTTATTGATCCTATTAGAGATCAAGGACAGTGTGGATCATGTGTGTCACATGCAACAGCAGCAGGTTTGGAAGCAAATGCACGTATACATAATGATTTGGCGGTTAACGATACGACGTCTATTCCGTTGGATTTGTCAGAGGCATATTTACATTTTTGTGCCGCTGGGAGAAAGTGTGATCAAGGATGGTACGTGGATAATGCATTGGACGTGGCCAAGAAAAACGGAGTACCTTCAGAAGAGTGTTATTCCTATCAAGCAAAGGACCAGTCATGTTCTGTGTGTAACAACTGGCGTGATCAGGTAACGCAAATATTCAAGTATCAGTCTATTAACTCAGTATATCTAATGAAGGCGTGGCTTTCTGAAAGAGGGCCACTAGTTACTCGATTTGATGTTTACGATGATTTTTTCGATTATTCAAGTGGTGTGTATCGTTATGTGGATGGCGATCGTGCAGGTGGTCATGCAGTTTTGTGTATTGGCTACTGCGACACAAGGAAGGCCTGGTTATGTAAAAATAGTTGGGGTACCGGATTCGGAGAAAGCGGCTACTTCTGGATTGGTTACGGTGAGTGTGGGATAGATGAATCAATGTATGCAATTGATGGTTTCAAAAAAATATCCGGCTTGCCAGTACGGCCGTTTTTAGAATGGTGGGAGGAAAAAGATTACAAAGGCGCCAGACATGTTAAATATTTATCCAACTTTGCCTTGGATGTATGCCATAGGCTTGTTCATAACGATAGAATGAAGAGTCTTAAGTTTCACGCTTCCCCCGGGTGGAGATTAAAAATATTTGATGATTCCGGTTGTAAAACCAGTGATGATTGGGCAGAAGTCACTTTTCCCAATGACCAAAATGTTAAAGTGGTATGTGTTCCTAAAATTGGAAAACTTGGTGTTACGCAAGTAACTCCGGCCGGTTGTTATAAATTACATCGGAAAAACGGACTGTTAGGAAAAGTATCTGCTATAAGAATTTATAAAGATGAAAAACGCGGTACATTAGTATGGTGGGAGGGTAAAAATTATACGGGTAGGAAACACACTCGTTACCTTAATCCCAGTGAGCACGGTAAATGTCTCGTATTAGTTAACCAAGACAAAATGAAAAGTCTGAAATTGTATGCATTTCCGGGATGGAAGTTGGAGCTTTATGACAAGTCAAGCTGTGACAGAGGCGATGATTGGGGTGAGGTGATGTTTCCAAATAATTCCAGTGTTTCGGTAGTAGAGCTGCCGAAAATAGGAAAAAATGGAGAATCTCAAGTTAAACCGGCTGGTTGCTATAAACTTCACAAAAAACAGGGTCTCCCAGGTCAGGTATCGTCTATTAAACATTTCGGACCATAATGTACTGAATAATAATTAAACCGGGGTCGAAGCAGTTCTGACCCTGGTTTAAGATTTGACTTAAGATTCAGGTTTTGTCCCGGTTTTACTCTGGTTTGACGTGTTAGTCGTCGAAGTCCTCCCCAATATATACTCTATTTGCGAGATCGCTGACAGTGACTACATTATAGCCGGCTCTACCCAAATCGTGGGTATGTCTATGGAAATTTTGGGATATTACTTCCAATGCGGGATGGGGGCTGTGAGATTTTTGTTTAATAAAATTGCCAAACTCGTGCGCTACTTTCAAACCGTTGCCTTTTATATCGGCCCACACCATATGATACAGTGTGTTTAGATATTTGATTCGTCCTACACTGATTCCGTTGGACAAATCGAATACATCCATAATCAAGTCTGTGCTAAATGACTTGGTTGCCATCTTAAATGCTGTATGTCCAATTTTAGTACAGGCTATGTTTTGCCGGGTCAAGTATTCGTCCGGTGTTAGACTGTCCAGAAGATATACCGCGCCATCGTTTTTTAAGGTAATAACCGCAGACAAAACCATTGCTCCCTCCAGAGACTCTCTTTGTTGTAAGCTAATGTGTACGATTGTTAATAACTACCGTTTAAGGTTAATGGTCAATAGGGGATGTAAAAAATGTGAAAATTCACATTCGGATTTATGATCCGCTTTTGGCCTGTCAACACATAAGGCCTAAAGGCCTCAGCATTAAAGGATGATATCGGGTTCGGGGATTTTTGTTTAGCCGATAAAGCTCGGTTTTGGTTCTAATTCGATTTTACAGTCACGATGGGGGTGGCGATGGGATTAATCGTTTACTAACCCAAGTTGTCGTGCGATGTATACAGCTTCGGTGCGGTTGGAGACTTTCATTTGTCGAAAAATGATGGTCAGATACGAGCGTATGGTAGCGGCAGATAAATGTAACAGAGCAGCGATTTCTTTGTTGGTTTTACCTTGAGCCAGTAGACCCACGATTTCCAGTTGACGCGAAGTGAGGTTCTCTACCAGTTGCTCGGCTTGAAGATTGTATTGTATTGCTGATTTCGCAGCATCCGGGACAAACACACCGCCTTTTAGGACGACCGAAATAGCGTTACAGAGTTGTTCATGCGAAAAGGATTTTGGGACATAACCGCTTGCACCGCGACTGATGGCTCCATAAATCAAGGTTGTGCTTTCTTCCGCGCTCAATACAATTATGGGGGAGTTCTCCAGGAGATTGTTTAATTGACCAAGCAAATCAAAGCCGTTGGCCCCCGGTACTTTTAGGTCTAAGATGACCAGATTGATATCCGGATTTTCCTCTGCCAGGCGGCGGGCATTAACGGCATTATTTGCTTCCAGGTAAATATAATCCTCAAATGTATCCGCAAATATATGCTTCAAACCATCACGAACCAACTGATGGTCTTCTACTACAAGTATTTTCATTGTTGATTTTTCAAGAGAATGTGTAGACAACCGCTTATTCATGTTTTGATTATTTAACGCATTAACCAATTGAAATATGTGCGACTAATCTATTGGTCGCGACCATGTTATATTAATTTTGTATTTCGTAAAATTATATACTATTTGATTTAATATTGATCCGCCTGTATAAGTCAATCGTAATTTTCCTTGGTGCAGCGAGTATTCCCGGTTTTGGCAATATTCACCTTTTCTTGTTGAGGGTAAAATAATTGTTATATTACCAAAGCTTACAATTGAATTGGAATTCCGCTGTTTTAGCAAATACGCGTTAGGACGATACCTGAATTAAGCACCAAAATCTGTAGAACGCCGAGCATTAAATTCAATGGCAATTGATAAAAACATAAAAGACCAAG from Gammaproteobacteria bacterium encodes:
- a CDS encoding DUF6174 domain-containing protein, which codes for MEENKAKWNGQRIRNYHIAENVGCFCPITHNVIIMVSDSVLIHVEPNTNLGEDPTQIALSLYSFYKTIDELFSEIDSAITNGVDNLTVEYDSDLGYPTFIDVDPISSGVDDEYSYKISLLEIY
- a CDS encoding protease inhibitor I42 family protein, whose translation is MDKKILSLSEDDQGNEIHIQGVSVLEFSFVETSSTGYVWGLISILPKQIQFIGKEYHAATDDTGGSGTRKFRYKLISLVDTNMSFALKRKWEPISAATKIVTYRLVP
- a CDS encoding C1 family peptidase — translated: MPTKAQILQKRIRLAKNIGWVAKKTPFTDFTKDKKIAMLGCIASPKETSFKERAVKAKSALAAHLKLMSDNPAVYKQKTSGAPQTFDWRNVHGRNFIDPIRDQGQCGSCVSHATAAGLEANARIHNDLAVNDTTSIPLDLSEAYLHFCAAGRKCDQGWYVDNALDVAKKNGVPSEECYSYQAKDQSCSVCNNWRDQVTQIFKYQSINSVYLMKAWLSERGPLVTRFDVYDDFFDYSSGVYRYVDGDRAGGHAVLCIGYCDTRKAWLCKNSWGTGFGESGYFWIGYGECGIDESMYAIDGFKKISGLPVRPFLEWWEEKDYKGARHVKYLSNFALDVCHRLVHNDRMKSLKFHASPGWRLKIFDDSGCKTSDDWAEVTFPNDQNVKVVCVPKIGKLGVTQVTPAGCYKLHRKNGLLGKVSAIRIYKDEKRGTLVWWEGKNYTGRKHTRYLNPSEHGKCLVLVNQDKMKSLKLYAFPGWKLELYDKSSCDRGDDWGEVMFPNNSSVSVVELPKIGKNGESQVKPAGCYKLHKKQGLPGQVSSIKHFGP
- a CDS encoding response regulator transcription factor, which encodes MKILVVEDHQLVRDGLKHIFADTFEDYIYLEANNAVNARRLAEENPDINLVILDLKVPGANGFDLLGQLNNLLENSPIIVLSAEESTTLIYGAISRGASGYVPKSFSHEQLCNAISVVLKGGVFVPDAAKSAIQYNLQAEQLVENLTSRQLEIVGLLAQGKTNKEIAALLHLSAATIRSYLTIIFRQMKVSNRTEAVYIARQLGLVND